The genomic DNA gaaggttttagtttttatttagtttcagtttaatacaaatatttttcactgcttatttttcattttaggtCACTATAATAACCACAGTCCAGACCAGGAGGACCCGGAGAGGCGACATattaaagaggaagaggaggaactCTGCATCAGTCAGGacagagagcagcttcaagCGCCGGACGAGGCTGAAGATGACGAAGAGAAACCTCCGTCGTCACAGCTTCGTCCGAGCCAAACTGACGAGGGCAGAGAGGCCGAGCATCaacagatggaaacagaagctgacggagaggactgtggaggatcAGAAGCAGACCCACACAGTCATCTATCATCACCGCCTAtcacaggagagaaaccgttTGGTTGCGATGTTTGTGAGAAAAGATTTAGTCAGAGGAGCTATCTGCAGAGACACATGagagtccacacaggagagaaaccgttTGTCTGTGGTGTTTGTCAGAAAAGATTTAGCCACAACGGCAATCTGCATTCGCATATGAAAggccacacaggagagaaaccgttTGGTTGTAGTGTTTGTGAGAAAAGATTTAGCCAGAGGAGCCATCTGCAGAGACACATGagagtccacacaggagagaaaccttttGGTTGTAGTGTTTGTGAGAAAAGATTTAGCCAAAGCAGCAATCTGCAGACGCACATGAGAGTCCACACAGGAAAGAAACCAGTGTGCGAACTACGggggagctagggggagctcggctccccttaataagacatgggctcccctgaaaacgtgatttgtgaaattttgAGAAAGTCTCTAAAAATATTGACAGTGTGTCATTTTGAgtgcaatttcagttttgtgtaatgtgatcatcgtggattattaaaattacaaaaatatcattcattcatgcatgacTTCACTTCAATAAAGATAACTACACATGCTGTTCTCGTCATGAGCATCAAGGCGTGGCAGGGATGCGGTGCAAATTCAACTCATATTTAGTACATGTTAACTCAAAGATTCATAGAAAACATAAATGTTGGAGGCCATTAATCAGCGCGCAAAGtccttgaaatccattctgcagtTAGCATCGTATAGCCattgcaaaaagaaaacaaggcagtttaatttgttttgtttttactaaGAAATTGTGTAGCGATGACGTTAATAGCACAACCAATTCACCTGCTGCAAGCCCTGTTAGCACACCTCCCGCCGGGGTGCAGGGCTGGGCACCGACCGTCGATACTTTTATGGCACTGAAAAAAATCCtatgagtatcgaaaaatgatTTATCTTTTGGTGCCAAATTTTGGTTCCAAAAGCATCTGAGCGCataagcgcaagcttatctgtcctctctgcatattgaccCAGAGCAGAGCtccgaccgaccgaccgacaCACACACGAGCGCAGAGGTGCGGACAGAgtaaactacgtcggctctgcagttttgttgaagtcacagtgagtcacggcgatgccgataaagtggtttcaagcgtggttacagttttacaaaacttcacgcagacagcgtttgctgtgatatgatattaatggcgagccgaaagcggttgctgtgctgttgttttacacttcctctgagacaagcaggcacaacggtggtttgactgacaggctgaggttgtaaggcaaggcaactttatttctacagcacctttcagcaacaaggcaattcaatgacattcctttgcacttaagttagttctccattagttcaatgttgacaacagggcagtcaccaagtttattgttaaaggtttgtgtcattatgcagtttgacctaaaaagtctttgttgtttacattcctttgcattttagttagttcaatattagcctgtacacaatgtcatttgtttaattatttattattcataatatgttcatgttgtggcaaaaaggtttctccttttttgttaatttttaaagtTTGGCTTGATACCAATCCTGAGTATGTGACTGGTGCACCCCTATCgaaaagcacaaccagttttattaatgttactctgagtgagcagtgttaccagaattatttaattttgataactgttttgattcacaattACGGtggaaaagaaaggttttgtgtttaatggatttttgttgatgttgaaatggattttaaatagggctgtcaaaataaaattaaagaacgcagattaatccattccatattgaggtttgacccggagccgttctagccaccattggactgtaaaatgaaggagggagacgagaatgtgctgcctggatcattaactggaacatttacttcttcttcctgccaaccctggctactgaaatctggagccactgatatgtctgctcttctctctggtgctctgaagacgatacaggcaacacaaacaccgctgcacgggacgctagttaacactatactcaacagcagctaacgttagcctaccgctagctagttaacactatactcgacagcagctaacattagcctaccgctagctagttaacactatagtcgacagcagctaacgttagcctaccactagctagttaacactatactcgacagcagctaacgttagcctaccactagctagttaacactatactcgacagcagctaacgttagcctaccgctagctagttaacactatagtcgacagcagctaacgttagcctaccactagctagttaacactatactcgacagcagctaacgttagcctaccgctagctagttaacactatagtcgacagcagctaatgttagcctaccactagctagttaacactatactcgacagcagctaacgttagcctaccgctagctagtagctggattaaacatggttccaatgctgacagctaacgctgaacggtgtaaagtgtgactgtgttttactgtagaggactgtgactcaacagcgggatgtaacaatctgcagctgccgagctgccgtcggaaaaacaacacagacggtgcgttcaatgaaactggtaaactacagcttcgtggtgcatttgaagttattgtaaatttCCTCGGTGGTtatttttgtcgttcaacagcaatttactagtgaaataagttattgttatacattattattaaatcatttaattttgaccatatggccttagcaataaacaagccgttctttaatgtcaccaactgttgtttagtaccctttgttttgttttctttttttctttcttaaaaagtatcggttcaggcaccgttaattatgtatgcgattaatttcgattaattaatcacagagtctgtaattaattagattaatttttttaatcgattgacagccctaattttaaaaaatatggtatcgaaaaaagtaaggAACCGGTAACCGGAAACTGAGGTATCGAAATTAGCACTGGATCGAAAGATTTTGAACGATGCCCAGCCCTACCGGGGTGACAATgcaagaagaagctgaagaaataatgtcctctctggctgaagatggtggtggccgatttgacatgtataatcggcggggcgggcactgccggcagtcggactcaaatgacccatctgattggtggagagctaaccaggaaacggggagcgggatgagcatgactagagtctctcaaaatctgacgaaaatcttttaaactgacctttgttgatctgaaatgaagacagattcagcaactgcacggcctatttctctcttcaaatgttttcagaaacacgtttcggtgaactattttagtccaatatgagatcgtattctgaacgagccgccatgatggtgtgtctttgaatttctggagaaaccagacccacgtgacgtgttcgtccaatcagctgccggttttcatttttgggcaacaatacagattagcgcagcctgctgttatggagacgtattacgtctcgtttcttcggtgttctgaggaacttttttgaccaatttggggagactgattagtcacactggcttttctgccgatgtttggccgtcggctctgtgtgtctgggcctggAGAGCGTCGGCAGATCTACGAGATGATATGCTCCACTAAAGGCACATTATGCACTAATATAAAGGctcaacatttaaacacagcacataataaataatataataacagcTCCTCAAAAACATGGAAACCCTCCCACGCAGCTCGCTGCACTAGAATTTTGAATATTTTTGGTGgcatgcataaaataacttatcaaaataaaccaaattccagatggccagtcgGTTAACTGTATGTTATCCCACGAGATCTCGAGAGAATTCAGCTGCCGTGCAAAGGTAAGTCTGCGTTGGTCCTTGATCTAATTAGTCAGAGCCGTGTCCTGTACGAAAACACTGAAAAGTCAGCAGGTAACTCACAGCACCGAAGGCGACAGACAGCATCGTCTGCATCCGGCCGTCCTCCAACGTTCCCACCACGCCCTTCTTGTACATCAGAGCGCCGCCCGCCAGCGTCCAGAACTTCACATGTTTGATTCCCACCGACACAAACTGGGAGTCTGAGTCCGGCCGAAACTCCACCACGAAGATCCGGTCCGGGTGTCCGCCTTTACTGCACACCTTGGATCCTGCAGCGGAGACACCtctgtcattttaattcttTTATTTGAATCTAAATGATCGTTCTTACATCATTTACTCAAATTGTGTCATCCGTACGCTCTTTCACCTCAGACAGTTTAAAGTAGAAAGATTTTGTGGCAGTTGGTTTTGTGTTGAAAtgtaacttcagtaaaagtgtgtaaaaatcatcaggaaaatgtagttaaaggaGAACTATGCAGTTtaatttagcttaatttaccttaactgaacagcttcggagtcattggaatggttatatgacttttttcaggttgaatggtggtcgtctcgctcccccctggcgcctgtgagcggaaaaaccacccttgcaactttgggccaGCGAGCTggcggcctcagcgtcaggaagtatggcgtgatatcaggtctcgcaatggaacgaattgcttcactgcactgcacacatacgcccattcaggaaccggctaacaaggtagcgatggagtttttcacactatcatcGTAAAGCATTGTCGGcggaacagaggaagaggaaacggcagactgaccgagcgaagAGTCAGACATGAGTAAACATCGGAGcggccaaatatctattctgaagctgtagggggagctctatagagaaacctgtaggggagctctaaacctgccagcaaaaacagagaaaacaacgaagaaatggccaaaactgcatagtgcCTCTTTAAACGCTGTCAGAAAAAGAGATACAATACAGGTCCATTTTTGTTCCCTAAGGTACAATCTTAGCAAATGTTCCcttaaaagtacaaaaatgCATCTTGAAGGTACAATTATGCACCTTTTATTGTACATTGTGGACTTTCAGAGGTGTAAGGTATACATATTTGTCACTTACATATATTTGTACCttaatgtttaaatgtaaaacGGCAGGAATTAGTGGATACTCATCACAGCAGAAAATTAATGTTATCTCTCAATATAGAAACACAAGTTAATCTATACTATATTCAAACTCAATAATTGTCAAACTAAATTAACTGTAAAGTTTTGGGATATGtgcaaaataaatcagaatgttttttgttttttttaacaacaatgTACCTTTGAGGGTATCACCCCAGTGACAAGCTTTTTCTCCTTAAAAGGTACTGTTTTGTACTTTTGTATTAgaattattaaaagtaaagaactctctgtgtaaaggatccaaacagtttaatggtctgatcatctcagctggacttgtagctgttatattgttggctagtttactttagaatcaaacatcaaattttataaactacatgtgttctgtgcagtaatcttaatgtctaaagtaactagtaactaaagctgtaacagatgaatgtagtggagtaactaaagtaactagtaactaaagctgtaacagatgaatgcaGTGGagttaaaaagtacaatatttctctctgaaatgtagcggagtagaagtagaaagtggcatgaaaagactcaagtaaagtacaagtacatttgatttaagtacagtactggagtagatgtacttagttacattacagCGCTGCGTTTGGTTTGGTTTAAGGCACcgggtatcggaaaaaacccaaacgagaCCCAACCCCAGTTATAACAGAGTGGTTTTAGTAGTTAAGATCTGAATGTTTCCTCCACTAACTGActtatatgtgtgtattttagaGGTTACTGATGGTTAGTGATGGATGTGTGACTAATACTACTAAATAATATTTGTGGTACTTACCATTATGGTTATAGGATGTGCAATGCCTGATAGGGTACTggtgcaatatatatatatatatatatatatatatatatatgctatgttATATGCAATTGGGCATTGTGCAATACAGAAGTTATTGACCATAGCATGAGTTAACGGGAAATGTGCAATCTTTATCAAAATGATGTGCAATACCAGGGGGAGGATGTGTTGTGGGTtctcttctgttcttctgtGATTGTGAGGAAAGGTAGGGGGTATTGGGTGAGGTTTATTAGATTTTCATTAAAGCATTGGATGAGATGATGTATGATTATGTTTCTCTGTAGGTTAACTGTATGTTAGTGTGTTTATGCGCGCTGTGTCGCCATTTCGTTCCCTCGAATGCCCAAGATGaatttctcctataggagacaataaaggcttatcttatcttatcttagtcTGACCTTCCTGCCAGCGCCACACAGTCATGGTGTGTTCAGGATCCACTCcgacagacagcagcagcttccCAGTGGCGCTGAAGTTAACGTAGcccacacctttggtgtgggggCAGCGCAGGATGGACAGCGTCTGTTTGCTCATCGCGTCCCACACGTGGATGCACGGAGTGGTGCCTACGGAAAGATCCCGAcacaagaggagaggagagagagaggatgcagagagagagtcagagaaacagaaacagagcagTGAGAGGGATCAATGCAGCTCCACAAACACCCCGAGAACCAGACCAACGTCAGAGCTGAAGCTATATTTGGCTGCTTCTTGCATTAGTGATGAAAATCAAAGGTGCAGAAAGCAGTGCTGCCCAaacattgttgatatttgaacggCACATTCACATGCTGCCCCTCCCAACATcatctgacagacagacagacagacagcgatagacagacagacacagacagacagacagacagacacagacaaacagacagagagacagacagagaaagagagacagacagacagacagacagcgatagacagacagacagacagacagacagacagacagacagacagacagacagacagagagacagacagagagagagagacagacagacacagacaaacagacagagagacagacagagagagagacagacagacagacagacacagacaaacagacagacagacacagacagacagacagacagagacagacagacagacagacagacagacacagacaaacagacaaacagacaaacagacagacagacaaacagacagacagacagacagacagacagacagagagatagacagacagacagtaagacagacagacagagagagacagacaggcagagatagatagacagacaggcagacagacacagacaaacagacagaaagacagacagagagagacagacagacagacagacagtaggacagtcagacagagagagacagacagacagacagagacagacagacagacagacagacacagacaaacagacagacagacagagagagacagacagacagacagacagacaaacatacagacagacagagagagacagacaaacagacagacagacacagactaacagacagagagacagacagacagacagagtgagacagacagacagacagacagacagacagacagtaagacagacagacagagacagacagacagagagacagacaaacagacagacagacagacagagtgagacagacagacagtaagacagacagacagagagagagagacagacaaacagacagacagagacagacagacagacagacagacagagacagacagacagacagacagacagacacagacaaacagacagacagtaagacagacagacagacagacagacagacagacagagagagacagacaaagagacagacagacagacacagactaacagacagacagacagtaagacagacagagagagacagacagacacagacagagagagacagagagagacagacagacagacagacagacagacagacagagacagacagacaaacagagagagacagaaagacgtctcgctcccccctagcgacATTTATCAAAACATCACGAATATACGTCTATTTCTGAATTCATTCTGTGCACATTCACAAATATTGAGACCCATCTGATTCCATATTTAACTGCTCTAGGACAGAGAAATAATAACAGCAGGTTTAATTAAAGCATAAATGAATGTTTCAGGTTGCTGCTGGTTGACTTTCAAAGGGAGCGTGCCTatattcccacatttctaagattattttcaaaattaggtcctatgttcccacatttcctttttcataaatttgtatcaaattgtatccccctttctcccaatttggcaattacacccaacctaacctaaccctaaccctaattttCTATAAAGTGCTTCCAAAAAAtcttgtgggaggatagggcttaaattggaGGGAAATGTAGTACACaatacctaattttgaaaatgtcctagaaatgtgggaccatagggctgtgtgaacatagggctgtgggaccatagggctgtgtgaacatagagctgtgggaccatagggctgtgggaacatagggctgtgggaacattgggctgtgggaacatagggctgtgggaacatagggctgtgggaacattgggctgtaggaacatagggctgtgggaccattgggctgtgtgaacatagagctgtgggaccatagggctgtgggaacatagggctgtgggaacattgggctgtgggaacatagggctgtgggaacatagggctgtgggaacatagggctgtgggaacatagggctgtgggaacatagggctgtgggaacattgggctgtgggaacatagggctgtgggaacatagggctgtgggaacattgggctgtaggaacatagggctgtgggaccattgggctgtgggaacatagagctgtgggaccattgggctgtgggaccattgggctgtgggaacatagggctgtgagaacataggactgtgggaacttatggctgtgggaacataggactgtgggaacttatggctgtgggaacatagggctgtaggaacatagggctctgggaacatagggctgtgggaccattgggctgtaggaacatagggctgtgggcatataggactgtaggaacatagggctctgggaacattgggctctgggaacattgggctgtgggaacatagggctgtaggaacatagggctgtgggaacatagggctgtgggaccattgggctgtgggaccattgggctgaccCCGTCCTAACAATCCAGCATAAATCAATGTTTCAGGTCGCTGCTGGTTGACTTTCATCAAGCTGAACTGAAACCAACAGCTGCCTGAAGGAAGAAAATCCTGAGTTTACTACTCAAGTCCTGGTGGACTAATTGTGCCGGTGGTGTCTGGGTCTCAGGGTGTGTGCGGGGCGCGGCGAGGGGAGCGGTTTGCTTTTTACCTGGCAGTTCACCGGCGTCACCTGAGGTGTTGTGAGAGCGATGGTGACAAATGAGGCCAGCCAAAAAACAGACGTacgaaaacaaagcaaaaccaAAGAAAAACCTGAAGTGAGTTGTTAAAAAGCAGGCCATCAGCCATGACAGTAAAGAGAGATATTTAGGGGCTTAAATCAGGCGGTTGTAGGTGATAGGGGTTAGATAGTACAAATACTATTACTTTGATGAGCTTAAgtac from Sander lucioperca isolate FBNREF2018 chromosome 15, SLUC_FBN_1.2, whole genome shotgun sequence includes the following:
- the LOC116056233 gene encoding gastrula zinc finger protein XlCGF7.1-like isoform X2; amino-acid sequence: MFSSVSKAEMLRLLVKQRLDAAAEDIFKLFATTIADKKEERTRLKEKERQHKLLEVHLHRSGHYNNHSPDQEDPERRHIKEEEEELCISQDREQLQAPDEAEDDEEKPPSSQLRPSQTDEGREAEHQQMETEADGEDCGGSEADPHSHLSSPPITGEKPFGCDVCEKRFSQRSYLQRHMRVHTGEKPFVCGVCQKRFSHNGNLHSHMKGHTGEKPFGCSVCEKRFSQRSHLQRHMRVHTGEKPFGCSVCEKRFSQSSNLQTHMRVHTGKKPVCELRGS
- the LOC116056233 gene encoding zinc finger and SCAN domain-containing protein 5B-like isoform X1 gives rise to the protein MFSSVSKAEMLRLLVKQRLDAAAEDIFKLFATTIADKKEERTRLKEKERQHKLLEVHLHRSDVPSEFSSSQDQEDLERRHVKEEEDELCISQDREQLQAPEEADVRLKQGHYNNHSPDQEDPERRHIKEEEEELCISQDREQLQAPDEAEDDEEKPPSSQLRPSQTDEGREAEHQQMETEADGEDCGGSEADPHSHLSSPPITGEKPFGCDVCEKRFSQRSYLQRHMRVHTGEKPFVCGVCQKRFSHNGNLHSHMKGHTGEKPFGCSVCEKRFSQRSHLQRHMRVHTGEKPFGCSVCEKRFSQSSNLQTHMRVHTGKKPVCELRGS